TCTTGACCGCGGACCTCACGGTGGCGACGGCTCACAATAAGGTCTTGACCGCCAACCTCGATGCGGCACGAGACCAGAACGCTGGGCTCACTGTGGACCTTACGGGGGCATTGGCAAGAGAGTCGGACCTGCAGGCGGCGCTGGAAGCCTCCACTGAGCAGGCATCCAGCCTCGCCGAAGAAAAGGCGCTGGTGGAAGGGAACTATGCGCAGCTCCGGGAGGAACACTCCGGCCTGATCGCTGAGGTGGGCACCGTGGAGAGCCTCAAGGGCCAGTCCCATGCCCTCCGGGTGGAGATCGCGCACCTGGAGGAATATCGGCGGCCGCTGATCCTTCAGCCTGGCGACACGTATACAACCGGGTTCGCCTGCACCGGCAGCATGGAGCCTTTGCTCACCTGCCTCGACAGCGCCACATGGCTCAGTGACTTCACGCCTGATGACGTCGTGGTGGGCGCCACCATCACCTTCCCAGGCGCGCGCTGTTGGCCCGGCGACACCGGGCACACCGCCCACCGTGTCATCGACGTGAGGACCATCAACGGCGTACGGGAATACCTGCCCAAGGGCGACGCCAACGATGACGCCGACTGCTGGATCCCGCACTCGGCCGTCAGAGACTACATCGTCGAGATTCACAAGAACACTCGGCCCGCCAATGCCGAACTTCGCGACGGCGTCAACACCGCCAAAGAGAACTACCGACAACTGCGCGTGCGCCACGGCTGCTCTCGCAGCTTCTCCCAGACCTGCTACGCCAGCGGCACGGCCTACACCCAGCTCGTCCGGGCATATCGCGCCTACCAATGCTGGCTCAGCAACGCGCGGGAATCGCGATACCCAGGGCACATACCGAACCCATGCCTGTGAGGCCCGCCCACGGAGGTGGCTAATCTCGATCGACGGAGGAGGCGTGATGGGAGTGTACTTCTTGGCTGCGTGCGGCGTGGCGATGATCTTCGTTGTCTTGGCGCTTACACTGTCCCAATCCAACGAGGAGCTGGTGTGGGCGCAGCTCCATCTCTACGCACCATAACCGGTATATCACGAACCTGGAGGAAGGGGGAGGGATGCAATCAGACAAATACATTGACCTTGTAGGGCCAATAGGCCACTACTACTACCTAGGACAGGCACAGATCAGCGCAGGAATGGTCGCAAAAGGCCTATGTTCTGTTGCCATAGTGCGAGTAACGACAGATATTGCTGATGTGTTGGAGAAGCACTTGCAGGAAATGGCGCAACAGCTAGAGATCGACTTTGTGCGCCGGCAGGACCCCATCGGCCCACGACTTCCACACGAGATGATGGTGTTTTACCGCGACCAGGCGGCGCTTACCGCATACGACCTTATGGATAAGCCCCCCTACGCCGCCTGGGAAGCGTATCGCTGAAGCTGCTAACTATAACGGGCATTTGACGAACGGAGAGGTGACCTATGACACCGACCCGGTGGGTGTTGTTGGCCGCCGGGGTGGTGAACCTGCTCATGGCAGCGTCGTTCACCATTGTGACGGTCGTGGCATGGCGTGCGGCCACACGTTCGCCCTGGAATGGAAGCGGTCGGGCTCCCTAGGACACGTGGCACCCGCCATCCACGAGCTGCAAGCCAGAGGGCGTCGCCTGCCCAGACGGGTGATCCCCGTGCTGTCCGTGCCCTACATGGGGGAAGCGGCGCGGGCGCGCTGCGCGGAGGCCGGCCTCTCCTGGCTCGACCTCTCCGGCAACGCCCGGATCATGGCCCCCGGCGTCTTCTACCAGAACCTCGGGCAGCCCAACTTATTCCGCCGGCCCGGCCGGCCGGAGCCCGCCTTCGGGGCGCGAGGGGCCCGCGTGGCCCGCCACCTGCTCATGCAACCGAGTGCGACATGGCGCCAGCGCGCGCTGGCCGAAGCCGCCGGCCTCGATGCGGGACACACCAGCCGGATCGTGGCCAAGCTGCTGGAGCTGGGGCTCGTCAAGCGCGGGGAGGGTGGCATTCACGTCCCCGACGCGGGCGCCCTCCTCGACGCCTGGCGGGACGACTACCGGTTCGACCGCCACGAGGTCGTGCGCGGCCACATCGCCGCCGCCAGCGGCGACCAACTGGTGGACGCCATCGCTCGGTCCCTATCGACGATCGAGGTGCCCTATGCGGTCACGGCGCTCCCCGCGGCCTGGCTTTGGACCCGCCATGCCGGGTTCCGCCTGGTGACTGTGTACCTCGGCGAATACCCCTCGCCCGCGGTTGCCGAGGCACTGGGATTCCAGGAGGAGCCCCGCGGGGCCAACGTCTGGCTGGTGGTGCCCAACGACAATGGGGTCTTCGCGGGAGCCAGCCTCGTCGACGGCGTGCGCGCCGTGCACCCCGTCCAGGCCTACCTCGACCTCAAGGGGCATCCCGAACGGTCGGCGGAGGCCGCAGACGCGCTGCGTCGGCTCATCCTGCAGGGAGGCGGCCATGACCGGTAAGCCGGAGACCGGCGCGGGATACAGCAGCGGCCAGTTGGTCCGTGTCCGTGAGACCTGCCTCTACATGGCGACCAAGCTGGGCGATCTCCTCGACGACATCGTCATCGTTGGTGGCCTGGCCCCTTATCTCCTCGTTGACCAAGGGGCGCTGCCGCAAGGCGTGGAGCCGCAAGGCGTGGAGCCGCATGCCGGCACCATGGACCTGGACATGGGGCTTGCCCTGGCCCTCATGAATGAGGAGCGCTACCGGGAGTTGAGCGCCAGGCTCCGGGACGCGGGCTTCGCCCCGGACGTGAACGCGGAGGGCAACAGCACCCTGCAGCGCTGGGTGGGAGGAACCCGGGACCCGGTGACGGTGGATTTCCTCATCCCTGCCGGCGAGGGTGCCGACGGGGGAGAGCTTGTCCACATTGAAAGAGACCTCGCGGCGGTCGAGACACCGGACCTTGAACTCGCCTTCAATGACCGCGTGTGGAAGGAACTATCGGAAACCGTCCGTTCGGGAGCCCATGCTACCCGCTCCGTCCCCGTCTGCGGCGCCGGGGCGTTCACGATGCTGAAGGCCCTGGCCTTCGGGAACCGAGCAGAGAACAAGGTCGCCTACGACCTCTTCTACCTATGGCGGGGCGTCGGTGTCCCGGACGTCGCACGAACTATGCAGTCCCTCCTGCCCGATGCCAACGTGAGAGCGGCCCTGGACGTGATAGCCAGGGACTTTGGGAGCATGGACGGACCGGGTCCGGTCGCGGCCGCCCAGTTCATGACCGGCGCCCTATATTGAAGTGACGACGACACGCTTTTCAGCCTACCCTGCAACATTACAAGAACCCTCGACGGCGGCCGTGTCAACACTCTCTGAACCCCTTATGTACCCTCTAACAGTGCGTCAACCTGCCGCGCCAACAATGGCAGGTTGTTTACCACGGTGTCCCAAACGGTCGCGTTGTCTACGTGGGCGTACCCATGGGCTAGGACGTTGCGGAAGGCGATGATCTTCCGATAGTCGCTGATGCGGTGGGCGAGGGCCTCGTCGCGGGCGGCGAGCTCCGCTAGGGCAATGCCGATGATCTCGAACTTGCGCTCCACCGCGTCTCGCAGCATTTCTCCCGCTTCGTAGTCAGAGAACTGCCTGCCGCCAGTGTATTCCTGGATTTTCCTGGCGGCGGACTGAATGTCCGTCAGGTACATCCGGGCCTCACGCTGCATACACGAGCTCCCGGCTTTCCTCCACTGACTCACGGAAGTAGGGGTTGTGGATTGCGGAGGCCATCACGAGGTCCACTGTCCGCCCGAACAGATCCTGGAGGCCAAAGAGGAGGTCGAAATAGGCGTCGGCCCTCCCGGAAACTAGGGTAGGGTGGAACTCCACCAGGAAGTCGAGGTCGCTCTCCGGCCGGAAGCGGCGGGCGTCGGTTGCGGAACCGAACACGTCCAGCCGGAGCACACGGCAACGGCGGCAGAGCTCCTCCAGCTCGGCTGCTCGGTCTGCTATGAGTTGCACCATCGCCGGCGTCCTTTCCCATGGCCTCTGCAACCATCGTAAGGGCTGGCTGTTGCGGGGTCTACCTCTCCCCGAACCCGAGCCTGGCCCGCCGCTCCCGATGGCGGCGGCGACGTGGGCGGCCTCGGCCTGCTGCCCGCGCCAATGGCTCGTGCTAGGCGGGCCACCTCCTCGGCGAAGAGCTCGCTGTCGCCCTCGTCGGGCGCGGCGCCCACGGAGCGGCCGGGGGTGAGGACGAGGCCGCAACCACCGACCAAGGCCGGAGGCGCACTCTCGCAAAGGCCGACGCCGTCCGTCGGTCGGCTTCTGCAATGCCGCATACCCACTCCTCGCCCTCCGCACCTCTTCGGTGGCCATGTGCGCATGGGAAGGGGGCGCGCTGCGGCGGGCCTACGCGTTTGCCGGCGACTGGTGGCCAAGCGCCCCAAGACATTCCGCCCAACCCCCTCAAGTGGCCGCTGGAGGCGCATCAGGTGTTGGCGTTGACGGTCTTGATTGTGGTGCTCCTCTTTGCCATTAGCGACGGCCATCAGGTAACCTTGGTCGGCCATCGGATCGGCCTCTCGCTGGGGATGGTTCTCGCTGCGTACTGCTTCGTGAGGCGACACATGTTACGCAGCGGCGGCGGCCGCCGCTAGTGGTATGGGAAGTCCTGCAGGGAGGGGCCGATGAGACCGGTAGAGAAGGACGAGGCCGCAGGGGGCGCCGCGAAGGGTCTGCGCCGTCGACGGCCGCAGGAAGGCCCCGGTGAGACCGCCCCTCCGCCGCCTGCGGATGGGGGCGGCGAGGAACCCGGGCCCGCGGAGGACTGGCGCCTGGCCGCCGCCAGGAGGAGCGTGCGGGCCGCGTCCCAAGGGGCCACGGCGCGGGTCTCAGCGGCCGGCGCCACTGGGAAGGCCGCGTCGGCGACGGCCGCCCGGGTGGCCGGAAGGTCGTCGGGACGGGCAGCGTCTGCGGCCAGAGCTACGCTGGAGAAGGCCACGCAGGCCGCCTTGGACCTGGTGGGTACCGCACAGGGGCTGCTGGCCAGCAATCTCGCCGTGGACCTCAACGACCTGATGCAGGGCATGGTGAAGGGGACAGCGACCATCTACGACAAGGCGATGGACGCCACCTACATCGCCACGCACGAAGGCGGGGCAAATCATCGGCTCTTCGACGGTGGTCATACGCTGAGCGGAGCCTTCAGCGCAGGCCACAACGCCTCCGCCGACGACGGCATCGTCCAAGAGGCCCTCGGCACCCTCCGGGGCCTGCTCCGCGACGGGACCACGACGATGGGCCTGCCCATCGTCACTTGGAACAAGGCGACCTTCGACTACGTGACTATTGTGATGGAGTCCAGCCTCAGGGTCCCCAAGGAGTGGTTCTACGACCTCAACACTTAAGACGCCTCCGAGCTCCTCGGCTCAACGGTGAGTGCGGTGGCGCAGGTGATCAGTTGGAACCGCGCCGAAGCTGAGGCCTTCGCCAGGATGGCGGGCGGCCTCGGGCCATGCCGGGTAGTCGAAGCGAACTTGCGCTGCTCGTGGTGACGGGCGCGGACCGGAACACGGTCTCGACGAAAGGGTACGTCCGGAGCCAGAACATAAGAGCCAACTGCCAGAGTGTAATTGTGTACTCCAGGACCGTGCCCCTTAGAGGGTGAGTGCAACAGATTGGTTTGGATGAGTCGACGTGTAATCAATTTGTTCAAGCTCAAATCGGCTTAAGACAGAAATGGAGTCGCGGCCCGCTGTCGTGCCAGCGGTGGCGCCAATTGCGCAAGTTGTGGCTCTTGTTCCCTGCGATGACCTACTGTGTTAGTCTTGCTTCGACAAGACCTAAATTTGCGAACCCTAGTTGGTTCGTGGCCTCCTTTCAAGATGGCATTCTACATCCTACAGAGGGCAATCCAGGATGGGAGGATTGTGGAAGTCTAGGATAGTCCAAGGGGCGCAATGCAATATTATCTCAGTCTGTCGCATACAACATCATCCAGGTTGCCCTGAAACAATGGGCGTTCACTAAGGGGAAGCTGATGGTTGGAAGTCGCGTTAGTTTCGCTAAGGAGGACATCGGGGGTGAAATCCTACCTATTCTTACAACTGGTTTGTACCGAAACACCCTAGATGCGCTTAGAGAGTACATTCAGAATGCTGTAGATGCCGCGGCCGACGAAATACGGCTAATCATCGACCCGGACGTTGTATCGCTCACCGATGACGGGAGTGGTATGGACAGGGACCAAGCCAGAAACGCCATTCGCTTTGGAGTTTCGGACAAGAGTCCTCTAGAAAACGTCGGATTCAGAGGAATTGGGATTTACAGTGGATTCAACATATGCGACTCCCTAGAAGTCTATACCAAGTCGCGGACAGACGGAAACACTTACAAGTTGACGTTTGACTTTTACGGCATTAGGACACAATTGCTTGAAGAACAAGAGAGACGTTCCAGAGGTCTGCCCCCTGCACTGCATTTGGAGCGCTTGCTGGAACAATCGGTATTCATGGAGTCTCGAGGCGAAGAGGATTATCGAGGATTTGGGACCACTGTGGTCATGAGCGGTTTGTTGCCCGCTGCTTATGGGCAATTGAATGATTGGGGCCAGGTAGTTGAATACCTTCGTAATGTGGTCCCTCTCCCCTTTGCTCCTGACTTCAAATACGGAAAGGCGATCGAAAAGAGGTTCCTACAACGAGATTACAGGGTGATCCCCTTGCAACTGCAAATTGGAAACCAACAAGGGGCCCTCTACCGCCCATACACGGATACCCTGTTCAAGAATAAGGGACGGCATGCACCTGCAATCTTTGACATCAAGGGACCCAACAGCCAAGAGTTCGGGTTTGCTTGGGTCTGCGTTAACGACGCCCGAGAAACCATAAAGGACATCAAGCTCCGAGGGTTATTACTGAAAAAGTTCGGGTTTTCTATTTCGGACCGCCAATACCTAGAACCCTTCTTTGGAAGACCAACTTACAGTCGACGGATTACTGGAGAAGTCATCGTAACTAACGAGCGACTCATCCCAAACGCCGCTAGGAGTGATTTCGAGCACAATAGCACACGGCAAGAATTCGTTACTCAGTTGCCAAAGCTGACAAGGGCAATTGACCGTTGGGCAAACAACATTCAAGAGTCTGAAAGGGCCAGAGAGGTTCTGTCAAAGACTACACAACAGTTAGTTGAGATTACCGAGGAACTCCCTCTCCTTCAGCGAGACAGAGACCGGCTACTGGAGTACAACGCAAAGATATCAGAGATCAACCGTCAATTGAGTCCTCATCGCAAGCGATTGGAGGGCTTAGACCCGGAAGGCCTGTCGTCAAACCGGGATCTTGCTACTGGTGCAGGCCGACTAGTTAAGGCTGCATTAGCAGAGAGCCGCCGGTCAACTCTAAGACTAGAAACAGAGGTCTCAAAGGCTGTTCAGCGTGAGGCTTCGTTGCGCCCCAAATCGAATTCCTCGGAATCTGCCGAACCCCTAGGCATCTTCTCGTTGGTCGAACAATACCTTCCGCTCGACGAAACCAAATGGCTGGAAGCGATTAGGGTACTCGATGAAGTCATTCAAGGTCAACAGCTGGCCCCTGAAGTTTATCAGGCAATCGTCGATGACCTAAGAGAACAGCTGGACACTCAACTTTAGTCGTGCGAAATCCTTTCGACAATCCCGGTAAGAGGACAGTTCGCGAGGCCTGGAATACCCCTCTCCTTCGATTCTTGAGCACGGAATACGGATTCCGATATCGATACATGGGACTCCCAGGAATCGAACTACTGGACCTGCAGCTGTGGCGCGATTTGGTGGATGAAGTTGTCGCATTCGAAACGCGTGCCAAACCCAATCGGAAGGACAGGGATGGGCGCAGGAACATCCTAGAATTGCGAACTAGAATGCGAGAATTCGGATTTGGTGGTTATGCCTATTTGGGGTCTATGGAAGAAGTAGTGATTATGCGCCGGGACCAGGACGGAAGTCCTTATACTCAGAATCATCTTGTGACTCTGTACAACCTTGACTTCTGTGACGAGATCTCAAGTCCAGTCGAAACCCTTGAAGCAGGGCGACAAGTCTGGCGTTTTGAAGCCATACGGCAAATCTTGCGTGACCAGGAAGCCTGTTATGACTCAGAAACCGGAGCGGGCTATTTCTTGTTGCTCTTAACCGTTCGCGATCAGATAGGTGTCACCAAGCTGTTGGAGCATTTCGCTGACCCGTTTGCTGATTCGCGAGACTATTGGGACCTGTGCCAAGTTGTGGACCCTTTACCAACGAGGGGTTTCCTTCTAGGCAACCACAGTTGGTCACTCAAGACCCTGATTCATGATCAACTGCGGAAGTGGTTTGGAAACCCGAACATCTCTGCACTATTTTTCCCGGTCACAAAGTATTGGGGTACCCCGATAGACTTTGGAACGGACAGGGAAGTTTCTAGCCCAATGCTGCACATGATGGCGTTGTGTCGGTTTGGAGACAAGACAGTGTCGAGCCCTCTGTTCCTGCCAGAGCAATTCCTTACCAGAGCGAGTAGTGTGCGCGCCAATGACGACGGAACGCTTGAATGGGAACCGGAACCTGGGGAACCCACAGGGAAGAGAGAGTCGCCAGACTCCGCAGCGTGGTTCATACAACACCGTGACAATTTGATTACAGACCCTCGGACAAGGAAACCCAGGTTACCGTAAATGCTGACGCTCCGCTCGCATCCAGTGCCCAAGGGGCCGAAGAGCCAACATGCTAAGTTGGACAGCCTACAGTCTGAAGAAATTCGTGAAGTTCAGAAAAGCGCCGTAGCAGCCTTGTCTCGGCGGCTCCACCGCACACCATCAGCTCTTGGCGTACCTCAAGGCGGAATCCATAATCTCCTTCGCCGAGCGAGCCGACGGCACTAATTCTGCAATCGCCCGGAAAACTCTTCGGTAGGCATCCTCCTCTAAGCGGGACAAGCCAGACACGGGAAAACGCTTACCATTAGGGGTGAAGGTACGCAACTTCTCTTCAATGGCGCACACCCTCTGTATGGACCCTTTCTCAATCCCCGAAGAATCCAGTTCATGGTAAGTCTTTGCTAATTGCTGC
This DNA window, taken from Chloroflexota bacterium, encodes the following:
- a CDS encoding DUF86 domain-containing protein, whose amino-acid sequence is MQREARMYLTDIQSAARKIQEYTGGRQFSDYEAGEMLRDAVERKFEIIGIALAELAARDEALAHRISDYRKIIAFRNVLAHGYAHVDNATVWDTVVNNLPLLARQVDALLEGT
- a CDS encoding nucleotidyltransferase domain-containing protein, encoding MVQLIADRAAELEELCRRCRVLRLDVFGSATDARRFRPESDLDFLVEFHPTLVSGRADAYFDLLFGLQDLFGRTVDLVMASAIHNPYFRESVEESRELVYAA
- a CDS encoding ATP-binding protein, with translation MVGSRVSFAKEDIGGEILPILTTGLYRNTLDALREYIQNAVDAAADEIRLIIDPDVVSLTDDGSGMDRDQARNAIRFGVSDKSPLENVGFRGIGIYSGFNICDSLEVYTKSRTDGNTYKLTFDFYGIRTQLLEEQERRSRGLPPALHLERLLEQSVFMESRGEEDYRGFGTTVVMSGLLPAAYGQLNDWGQVVEYLRNVVPLPFAPDFKYGKAIEKRFLQRDYRVIPLQLQIGNQQGALYRPYTDTLFKNKGRHAPAIFDIKGPNSQEFGFAWVCVNDARETIKDIKLRGLLLKKFGFSISDRQYLEPFFGRPTYSRRITGEVIVTNERLIPNAARSDFEHNSTRQEFVTQLPKLTRAIDRWANNIQESERAREVLSKTTQQLVEITEELPLLQRDRDRLLEYNAKISEINRQLSPHRKRLEGLDPEGLSSNRDLATGAGRLVKAALAESRRSTLRLETEVSKAVQREASLRPKSNSSESAEPLGIFSLVEQYLPLDETKWLEAIRVLDEVIQGQQLAPEVYQAIVDDLREQLDTQL